One region of Oceanipulchritudo coccoides genomic DNA includes:
- a CDS encoding exodeoxyribonuclease III, producing MRIVSWNVNGLRAVLGKGLQDYLQTEQADVYCFQEIKANPEQVDWQVPDGYTAFWNPAQRKGYSGTMILSKSEPANYHAGIGEPEGDAEGRAQTLEFPSFHLVNVYTPNAKGDLSRLRFRTSVWDEAFREHCATLARTKPVVFCGDLNVAHKEIDLANPKSNRGSAGFTDEEREAFEKHLEAGFIDSFRHFNDQTGQYSWWSYRAGARARNVGWRIDYVCVSDMFKERMQSAFIRPEVTGSDHCPVGIDLEV from the coding sequence ATGAGGATTGTCTCATGGAATGTGAATGGGCTGCGTGCGGTCCTTGGTAAGGGCCTGCAGGATTACCTGCAAACGGAGCAGGCGGATGTCTACTGCTTTCAGGAAATCAAGGCAAATCCTGAGCAGGTTGACTGGCAAGTGCCCGACGGTTACACCGCATTCTGGAACCCGGCCCAGCGCAAGGGCTATTCCGGAACGATGATTCTATCCAAGTCCGAGCCGGCAAACTATCATGCTGGTATTGGGGAGCCGGAAGGGGACGCCGAAGGGCGCGCCCAGACCCTTGAATTTCCCTCTTTTCATCTGGTCAATGTCTACACGCCCAACGCAAAGGGAGACCTCTCCCGCTTACGATTCCGCACGAGTGTATGGGATGAGGCTTTCAGGGAACATTGTGCCACACTCGCGAGGACAAAACCTGTTGTGTTTTGTGGGGACCTCAACGTCGCCCACAAGGAGATTGACTTGGCCAATCCCAAATCAAACCGAGGCAGTGCCGGGTTCACTGATGAGGAACGGGAAGCTTTTGAGAAGCACTTGGAGGCTGGCTTTATCGATTCCTTCCGTCATTTCAATGATCAGACCGGGCAGTATTCCTGGTGGAGTTACCGGGCCGGTGCACGGGCGCGCAACGTGGGTTGGCGGATAGACTACGTCTGCGTCTCCGATATGTTCAAGGAGCGCATGCAAAGCGCCTTTATCCGGCCCGAGGTGACCGGTTCGGATCATTGCCCGGTCGGGATCGATCTGGAAGTGTGA
- a CDS encoding glucosyl-3-phosphoglycerate synthase, whose amino-acid sequence MSNIEKWLESNTFHHGEFWDLLELVKMKEKKDLKISLCIPTLNEEKTIGKEIVIFKSELMDRYPLIDEIAVIDSGSTDKTRETAAAFGADVYLSSEILPSEGFKRGKGENLWKAIYQLEGDIICYVDADIKNIHPRFATGLIAPLIQRDQMQYVKAFYDRPLAFSQGVRPSGGGRVTEILVRPLFSLFFPELTSLIQPLSGEYAVRREVLESIPFPIGYGVETSHIIDVYMKYGLDAFGQTDLDQRVHRNQSTLDLGKMAFGILQSFLNRMEAYDLVDKLPEMSNIFRQFQAEGNRYEQVLKEIIEEERPPMIEIAEYREKFGLKKPKK is encoded by the coding sequence ATGAGTAATATAGAAAAATGGCTTGAATCCAACACCTTCCATCACGGCGAGTTCTGGGATCTCCTCGAGCTCGTGAAGATGAAGGAAAAGAAGGATCTGAAGATCTCCCTGTGCATTCCCACGCTCAATGAAGAAAAGACAATTGGTAAGGAAATTGTCATTTTCAAGAGTGAGCTGATGGATCGCTACCCATTGATTGATGAAATTGCCGTGATTGATTCCGGGTCAACGGACAAGACGCGCGAGACCGCGGCCGCTTTTGGTGCGGATGTCTATCTCTCGTCGGAAATCCTCCCCAGTGAGGGCTTTAAGCGCGGTAAGGGAGAAAACCTCTGGAAGGCGATCTATCAACTGGAAGGCGATATCATCTGCTATGTCGATGCGGATATTAAGAACATTCACCCGCGCTTTGCCACCGGATTGATTGCCCCCTTGATCCAGCGGGATCAAATGCAGTACGTGAAGGCGTTTTATGACCGGCCACTTGCCTTCTCGCAAGGCGTACGCCCCTCAGGGGGTGGTCGGGTCACGGAAATTCTTGTCCGTCCACTCTTCTCACTCTTCTTTCCCGAGCTGACTTCGCTGATCCAGCCACTGTCTGGGGAATACGCGGTCCGCCGGGAGGTCCTTGAGAGCATTCCTTTTCCCATTGGATACGGCGTGGAGACATCACACATCATTGATGTCTACATGAAGTATGGCCTCGACGCCTTCGGGCAGACCGACTTGGACCAGCGGGTCCACCGAAATCAATCAACTCTGGATCTGGGCAAGATGGCCTTTGGTATCCTGCAAAGTTTCCTCAACCGCATGGAAGCCTATGACCTGGTCGATAAACTACCGGAAATGTCGAACATCTTCCGGCAATTCCAGGCTGAGGGAAACAGGTACGAGCAGGTCCTCAAGGAAATCATTGAAGAAGAGCGGCCACCGATGATTGAGATTGCTGAATACAGGGAAAAGTTCGGCCTCAAGAAACCAAAGAAGTAA
- a CDS encoding DUF2147 domain-containing protein, producing MKLSRLVTFTLLCLLVHLSATAAGMTGIWKTIDDATGKTKSLVEIYRTPEGQLEGRIIEILHSDRGPNPLCDDCPGDRKGKPIKGMVILWDMDSASETKAVGGRILDPKNGKVYKAKLSLRDDGKLEVRGFIGFSLLGRTQVWEPAS from the coding sequence ATGAAACTCTCACGATTAGTCACATTCACCCTTCTCTGCCTCCTTGTTCATCTATCTGCCACGGCTGCTGGAATGACCGGCATCTGGAAGACGATTGATGATGCCACCGGCAAAACAAAATCGCTCGTGGAGATCTACCGGACTCCTGAAGGACAACTGGAAGGCCGAATTATCGAAATTCTCCACAGTGACCGCGGACCGAATCCGCTTTGTGATGACTGCCCGGGCGACCGTAAGGGAAAGCCAATCAAGGGAATGGTCATTCTCTGGGACATGGACTCCGCATCCGAAACCAAGGCTGTGGGCGGGCGTATCCTCGATCCCAAGAACGGCAAGGTCTACAAGGCAAAACTCAGCCTGCGCGATGATGGCAAATTGGAGGTGCGTGGATTCATCGGCTTCTCGCTCCTGGGCCGGACACAGGTCTGGGAACCAGCCAGCTAA
- a CDS encoding ABC transporter ATP-binding protein has product MLSNNQQPEADQSVEPILEVNRLRKYFPVKGGVFLRAQAQLKAVDDVSLSILPGETLGLVGESGCGKSTLGKCVCRLHDVTEGSITFKGNDLTHLRGKALKPYRRNIQMIFQDPAESLNSRHSIGNILEEPLLIHGIRQGRERRQRVAKILDTVGLPKDSVDRFPFEFSGGQRQRIGIARAISLNPELVVCDEPVSALDVSVQSQILNLMLDLQKEFNLSYLFIAHDLAVVKHISDRIAIMYMGKIVELGAANEIFKNPLHAYTKALISAIPVPEPHVKREKRILLKGDVPSPIDPPPGCAFSRRSWIPCTEEQMQQPGEFKEVHPGHWVEVHPGTVENYEQYAS; this is encoded by the coding sequence ATGTTATCCAACAACCAGCAACCAGAGGCCGACCAGTCCGTGGAACCGATTCTTGAAGTGAACCGGTTGCGGAAATACTTTCCGGTAAAGGGCGGTGTCTTTCTGAGGGCGCAGGCCCAGTTAAAGGCCGTAGACGATGTCAGCCTCTCCATTCTTCCGGGTGAGACACTCGGCCTTGTCGGGGAATCCGGATGTGGCAAGTCTACCCTTGGGAAGTGCGTCTGCCGCCTGCATGATGTGACAGAGGGCTCCATTACCTTCAAGGGCAATGACCTCACCCATTTACGCGGCAAGGCCTTAAAGCCGTATCGGCGCAATATCCAGATGATCTTCCAGGATCCCGCCGAGTCGCTCAATTCGCGTCACTCAATCGGGAATATCCTTGAAGAGCCACTGCTCATCCATGGCATTCGCCAGGGTCGCGAACGCCGGCAGCGCGTAGCCAAGATTCTCGATACGGTTGGGCTGCCAAAGGATTCAGTAGACCGTTTCCCATTTGAGTTTTCCGGTGGCCAGCGCCAGCGGATCGGCATCGCCCGCGCGATTTCCCTCAATCCTGAACTGGTGGTCTGTGACGAGCCGGTATCTGCCCTGGATGTGTCTGTCCAGAGCCAGATTCTCAACCTGATGCTCGATCTGCAAAAGGAATTTAATCTCTCCTACCTTTTCATTGCCCATGATCTGGCCGTCGTGAAGCACATCTCCGACCGAATCGCCATCATGTATATGGGTAAAATCGTGGAATTGGGTGCTGCGAATGAAATTTTCAAGAATCCATTGCATGCTTACACAAAGGCCCTGATTTCGGCGATCCCGGTTCCTGAGCCGCATGTTAAACGGGAGAAGCGCATTCTTCTCAAGGGAGATGTCCCTTCACCCATCGATCCTCCGCCAGGTTGTGCGTTTTCAAGGAGGTCATGGATTCCCTGCACGGAGGAGCAAATGCAGCAACCGGGGGAATTCAAAGAGGTTCATCCCGGACACTGGGTGGAAGTCCATCCGGGTACGGTGGAGAATTACGAGCAATACGCCTCGTAG
- a CDS encoding glycosyltransferase family 4 protein → MRLAIIHYHLRKGGVTRVISSALEALGDQVEASVVLSSTESEEALPCSVGVIPPLAYDDQATTEKADALYQAVRETARQHLGGDPDVWHIHNHSLGKNACFPEVLRRLIDDGARVLLQIHDFAEDGRPGNYKTRQKPYEDGTFSDADKALYPVAPQIGYAVLNGRDLAILKSAGIPESNLFWLPNAVSIPDFSDEEMKRERHPDEVPLILYPTRAIRRKNVGELLLLAATNPGYRFATTLSPKNPQWTPIHDDWAALAKELNLPVEFALGEQAGHTYASLISEAHAMVSTSVGEGFGLAFLEPWLLGKPVTGRDLPEVTGDFKENGIHLPDLYPEWQIPCSLFDVTGFKERFIQCLNAIYTAYGRSLKSDLLEDVWNELISNDTVDFSCLDETAQAEAIRAVCASNESLVTSPVNMDALDQSVISSNSQRIRENYGLDHYGKSLAEIYQTLGQAKPAKAGSVNADLVLNAFLDPSRLRMLRS, encoded by the coding sequence ATGCGGCTGGCTATTATCCATTATCACTTGCGCAAGGGAGGCGTTACCCGCGTCATTTCTTCCGCGCTGGAAGCGCTTGGCGATCAGGTGGAAGCATCGGTTGTTCTTTCCTCAACTGAATCGGAGGAGGCCCTGCCATGCAGCGTGGGAGTGATTCCTCCCCTTGCCTATGATGATCAGGCCACAACCGAAAAGGCAGATGCGCTTTACCAGGCAGTCCGCGAAACGGCACGCCAACATCTTGGAGGAGATCCCGATGTCTGGCACATCCACAACCATAGTCTTGGAAAGAACGCCTGTTTCCCCGAGGTCCTGCGGCGGTTGATTGATGACGGTGCCCGAGTCCTGCTACAGATTCATGACTTTGCCGAAGATGGACGGCCTGGAAATTACAAGACCCGGCAAAAACCCTACGAGGACGGCACCTTTTCAGACGCGGACAAGGCACTGTATCCGGTTGCCCCGCAAATCGGCTATGCCGTTCTCAATGGCCGCGATTTGGCAATTCTCAAGTCAGCAGGCATTCCAGAGAGCAATCTCTTCTGGTTGCCCAATGCGGTTTCCATTCCAGACTTTTCAGATGAGGAGATGAAGCGGGAACGTCACCCGGATGAGGTGCCGCTGATCCTTTATCCAACCCGGGCTATCCGTCGGAAAAATGTAGGGGAATTGTTACTACTCGCTGCAACCAATCCGGGATACCGCTTTGCGACGACACTATCCCCTAAAAATCCACAATGGACTCCCATCCATGATGATTGGGCAGCCCTTGCGAAAGAGTTGAACTTGCCGGTTGAGTTTGCCCTTGGCGAGCAAGCGGGTCACACCTATGCGTCTTTGATCAGTGAAGCCCATGCGATGGTCTCGACGAGCGTTGGGGAGGGCTTCGGCCTGGCCTTTCTCGAGCCATGGCTTCTGGGTAAACCGGTCACTGGTCGGGACCTTCCGGAAGTAACGGGTGACTTCAAGGAAAACGGGATTCACCTGCCAGATTTGTATCCGGAATGGCAAATCCCCTGCTCGCTCTTCGATGTAACGGGATTTAAGGAACGTTTTATCCAGTGCCTGAACGCCATCTACACAGCATATGGAAGGTCCTTGAAAAGCGATTTGCTGGAAGATGTCTGGAACGAACTCATCAGCAATGACACGGTTGATTTTTCATGTCTCGACGAAACCGCCCAGGCAGAGGCGATCCGGGCGGTATGTGCGAGCAATGAGAGCCTTGTCACCTCGCCCGTTAACATGGACGCACTTGATCAGTCCGTGATCTCCTCAAATTCACAACGGATCCGGGAGAATTATGGGCTCGATCACTACGGCAAATCCCTCGCGGAAATCTACCAAACGTTGGGGCAGGCAAAGCCCGCCAAGGCGGGATCGGTCAACGCGGACCTTGTCCTGAACGCCTTCCTCGATCCGTCCCGGTTGCGTATGCTCAGGTCGTGA
- a CDS encoding DUF983 domain-containing protein, with protein sequence MPPERQVYLMRGIRGCCPRCSGKNVFKSRYRLHEYCPACGLPLEHEDGWSLGAIPLNYSITCLLWVLPVGMAFLFGWIPIKVALLLAGLGALILPFLTYRFSKVLWIGIYYAVLPHEVRQRDT encoded by the coding sequence ATGCCTCCTGAGCGGCAAGTTTACCTCATGCGGGGAATCCGGGGATGCTGTCCACGGTGCTCCGGAAAAAATGTATTCAAATCCCGCTACAGGCTGCACGAATATTGTCCGGCTTGCGGACTTCCCCTTGAGCATGAGGACGGATGGAGCCTCGGGGCCATTCCACTTAATTACAGCATTACCTGCCTCCTCTGGGTCCTGCCCGTGGGAATGGCCTTTCTGTTTGGATGGATTCCCATCAAGGTCGCCCTTCTTCTGGCCGGGCTCGGCGCGCTTATTTTGCCGTTTCTGACCTACCGGTTTTCCAAAGTCCTCTGGATCGGCATCTATTATGCCGTTCTTCCGCATGAGGTTCGGCAGCGTGACACTTGA
- a CDS encoding peptidase dimerization domain-containing protein has product MSNDEYEKALLAKLPEYREKLLSLRERILADVVMVGEIPSPTFEEEKVVQFICNRFTEEGLDQISIDEVTNATGLLPGTEGKHNILVAAHTDRIWQNGIDHTVTVTSESLIGPGIADNALGVTALTTLPTLLKVLGVELKSNLILLGASRSMGRGDLEGLRFFTENAKLPFGAAVCVEGIQLGRLSYSSLGMNRCEIQVITPEKHDWESWSLTGAITALTQIVQRILAIETPQVPKTSIILGSINSGTSFNLPPTQATLRFEVRSEEPGMVTRIREQIEEILEQNIAENGIHATMEILARRRPGSIGFSHPYVRSAREILKALDIKPQVAPSTSELSVLLDKDIPSLTLGLTEGDNKHKLDEAIRIKPMFSGLAQLIATLQCIDNQFEDE; this is encoded by the coding sequence ATGAGCAATGATGAGTACGAGAAGGCACTTTTGGCCAAACTTCCGGAGTACCGGGAAAAACTGTTGAGCCTGAGGGAGCGAATTCTGGCGGATGTGGTGATGGTGGGAGAAATTCCTTCACCCACTTTCGAGGAGGAAAAGGTGGTTCAGTTTATCTGTAATCGCTTCACCGAGGAAGGACTGGACCAGATTTCCATAGATGAGGTCACAAATGCGACCGGATTACTTCCGGGAACGGAGGGCAAACACAACATCCTCGTGGCCGCCCATACTGACCGGATCTGGCAAAACGGAATTGACCACACGGTCACAGTCACTTCCGAATCATTAATTGGCCCCGGCATTGCGGACAATGCCCTTGGAGTCACGGCACTGACAACGCTACCGACCCTCCTCAAGGTCCTTGGCGTTGAATTAAAGTCCAACCTGATCCTTCTGGGCGCAAGCCGTAGCATGGGACGGGGAGATTTGGAAGGGCTGCGCTTCTTCACGGAGAATGCCAAGCTTCCTTTTGGGGCAGCGGTCTGTGTTGAAGGCATCCAGTTGGGTCGGCTCAGCTACTCTTCCCTGGGCATGAACCGCTGTGAGATTCAGGTCATCACACCGGAGAAGCATGATTGGGAGTCATGGAGTTTAACGGGCGCGATCACAGCCCTCACCCAGATTGTGCAAAGAATTCTGGCAATTGAAACGCCTCAGGTTCCCAAGACCTCAATTATTCTGGGATCCATCAACTCCGGCACATCCTTCAACCTTCCCCCGACTCAGGCGACTCTGCGGTTTGAGGTCCGGAGCGAGGAACCGGGAATGGTGACGCGTATCCGTGAACAGATTGAGGAGATCCTCGAGCAGAACATCGCGGAAAACGGGATTCATGCCACGATGGAAATCCTCGCCCGGCGCAGGCCCGGCAGTATCGGCTTCAGTCATCCGTATGTCCGCTCGGCCCGTGAAATCCTGAAGGCGCTTGATATCAAGCCGCAGGTTGCTCCATCGACGAGCGAACTCTCCGTCCTTCTCGACAAGGACATTCCGTCACTGACGCTTGGGCTCACCGAGGGTGACAACAAGCACAAGCTCGACGAAGCAATCCGGATCAAACCGATGTTCAGCGGGCTGGCCCAGCTGATCGCCACGCTGCAATGCATCGATAACCAATTTGAAGATGAGTAA
- a CDS encoding extracellular solute-binding protein: MNLKNKTLPSLAILSGLLALMLSGCGGDSASSEVAIDNTEEVQEYYRTFKRPPLELKAQLASGAIDQEEYNRQMESVEPFYQFKTIEDLPEGLLWERGEGLPEIGSSEAKKGGTAYGALQDFPRTLRRVGPDANGSFRPYILDDVAMRIARRHPNDTSIGPRGHYYFPELAEEWAVDFENKTVYVRLDPEARFSDGEPVTSDDFMFMFFFFQSSYIRAPWYNNWYVESYTGITKYDDHTFSISVPEAKPDMNSRVLDLIPVPEHFFKELGDDYVERYQWRFQPTTGAYVIKEDDIKKGRSISLTRQKDWWAKDKKNLRYRYNPDRIHLTVIRDIPKMFESFKRGDLDATGLVNLPEYNYEKLPDDDPDVQAGYIHKVTFYNEIPRPTYGLWINTAKPLLDDVHVRRGINYATNWNRVIEEYFRGDNVRMNTTADGYGEFTHPTMKARPFDVDKALAEFAKAGFAKRGPDGILVNDEGQRLSFTLSTGYRTFQDMLTIVKEEAMKAGLEFRLEVLDGTAGWKMAQEKKHDITFSALGVSPEMYPRYWETYHADNAYDVPWLPDGVTPNPDRKIKTQTNNLQSVADPELDALIMAYRRSDDAEEMKKLAFRMEEILYDNASFCPGFVNPSYRVAFWRWVRYPDDFNVKLSASAGEWFVSWLDQDLKKETLEARKSGKTFEPVIKVYDQYAPQSLPEDASLARNAP; the protein is encoded by the coding sequence ATGAACCTTAAGAACAAGACCCTCCCTTCATTGGCTATCCTATCCGGATTGCTGGCCCTAATGCTGTCCGGCTGTGGTGGCGACTCCGCCTCATCTGAAGTGGCAATTGACAACACCGAGGAAGTCCAGGAGTACTACCGGACTTTCAAGCGTCCCCCGCTTGAGCTGAAGGCACAATTGGCCTCGGGCGCAATTGATCAGGAGGAATACAACCGGCAAATGGAAAGCGTCGAGCCGTTCTACCAGTTCAAGACAATTGAGGATTTGCCAGAGGGTTTGCTTTGGGAGCGTGGTGAGGGCCTTCCGGAAATTGGCTCATCCGAGGCAAAGAAAGGCGGCACCGCCTATGGGGCGTTGCAGGACTTCCCAAGGACGCTCCGCCGGGTCGGCCCCGATGCAAATGGGTCCTTCCGGCCTTATATACTGGATGACGTCGCCATGCGCATTGCCCGTCGCCACCCCAACGACACCTCCATCGGACCGCGTGGGCATTATTATTTCCCGGAACTGGCAGAGGAATGGGCCGTGGATTTCGAGAACAAGACAGTCTATGTCCGACTCGACCCGGAGGCCCGTTTTTCAGATGGAGAGCCCGTCACATCGGACGACTTCATGTTCATGTTCTTCTTTTTCCAGTCCAGCTATATCCGGGCCCCATGGTATAATAACTGGTACGTTGAATCTTATACCGGGATCACGAAGTATGATGACCATACCTTCTCCATCAGCGTGCCTGAGGCCAAGCCTGACATGAATTCGCGCGTCCTCGACCTGATCCCTGTTCCGGAGCATTTCTTCAAGGAGCTTGGGGACGATTATGTCGAGCGCTACCAGTGGCGCTTCCAGCCAACCACGGGTGCCTATGTGATCAAGGAGGACGATATCAAGAAGGGACGATCGATCTCCCTCACCCGCCAGAAGGACTGGTGGGCCAAGGACAAGAAGAACCTCCGCTACCGGTACAATCCTGACCGGATTCACCTCACAGTTATTCGCGACATTCCCAAGATGTTCGAATCCTTTAAGCGGGGCGATCTCGATGCCACCGGGTTGGTCAATCTTCCCGAGTACAACTATGAGAAGCTGCCCGATGACGACCCGGACGTGCAGGCTGGCTACATTCACAAGGTGACTTTCTACAATGAGATCCCACGGCCCACCTACGGGCTCTGGATCAACACCGCCAAGCCCCTGCTTGATGATGTCCATGTCCGCCGCGGCATCAATTATGCCACCAACTGGAACCGGGTCATCGAGGAGTATTTCCGCGGGGACAATGTCCGAATGAACACCACCGCTGACGGCTATGGCGAGTTCACGCACCCGACCATGAAGGCACGTCCCTTTGACGTGGACAAGGCGCTGGCGGAGTTTGCCAAGGCCGGCTTTGCAAAGCGCGGCCCTGATGGTATTCTGGTCAACGACGAGGGTCAGCGTCTCTCCTTCACCTTGAGCACCGGATATCGGACCTTCCAAGACATGCTCACCATCGTGAAGGAGGAGGCCATGAAGGCCGGTCTGGAATTCCGTCTCGAAGTCCTCGACGGGACTGCCGGCTGGAAAATGGCTCAGGAAAAGAAACATGATATCACGTTTTCCGCTCTTGGCGTTTCTCCGGAAATGTATCCTCGCTACTGGGAGACCTACCATGCCGACAATGCCTATGATGTGCCGTGGTTGCCCGACGGGGTGACCCCCAACCCGGATCGGAAGATCAAGACGCAGACGAACAACCTCCAATCAGTCGCCGATCCGGAGCTGGATGCTCTCATCATGGCCTACCGGCGCTCTGACGACGCCGAGGAGATGAAGAAACTGGCATTCCGCATGGAGGAAATCCTGTACGATAACGCGTCATTCTGCCCCGGCTTCGTCAATCCGTCCTATCGCGTTGCTTTCTGGCGTTGGGTCCGTTACCCGGACGACTTCAATGTCAAACTCAGCGCCAGTGCCGGGGAATGGTTTGTCAGCTGGCTCGACCAGGATCTCAAAAAGGAGACCCTTGAAGCACGCAAGTCAGGAAAGACATTTGAACCGGTCATCAAGGTGTATGACCAGTACGCTCCACAATCTCTACCGGAGGATGCCAGCCTTGCCAGAAACGCTCCTTGA
- a CDS encoding nucleotidyltransferase family protein — MSNAPTLLVLAAGMGSRYGGLKQLDPMGPNNETVLDYSVHDAMRAGFGKVVFVIRRDIEEAFRESIGKRYEKQVEIGYAFQELDDLPAGFLVPEGRTKPWGTAHALRAARDQVIGPFAVINADDFYGADAYRVLADYFSSNKGSGKLPMCMVGYPLVNTLSEHGSVNRGICESRDDQLLSVREVTGIARKENAIITGEEADGKPVELDPKSLVSMNFWGFTAEIFDPLESAFSAFLETYGEEPKSEFYIPAFIDELIRTGKTSCDLLQTSASWFGVTYPGDKPIVQQRLRELIADDVYPSPLMS; from the coding sequence ATGAGCAACGCACCCACGCTTCTCGTTCTCGCTGCCGGAATGGGCAGCCGCTACGGCGGCCTCAAACAACTCGATCCGATGGGACCAAACAATGAGACCGTTTTGGATTACTCGGTCCATGATGCCATGCGCGCTGGTTTCGGAAAGGTCGTCTTTGTCATACGCCGCGACATTGAAGAGGCTTTTCGCGAATCAATTGGCAAGCGCTATGAGAAGCAAGTTGAAATTGGTTATGCCTTCCAGGAATTAGATGACCTACCAGCTGGTTTCCTTGTCCCGGAGGGCCGGACCAAGCCATGGGGCACCGCGCACGCCCTCAGGGCAGCACGCGACCAAGTCATCGGACCCTTCGCGGTCATCAACGCCGACGACTTTTACGGGGCCGATGCATACCGGGTCCTTGCGGATTACTTTTCTTCGAACAAGGGCTCGGGTAAGCTGCCCATGTGTATGGTCGGCTACCCGTTGGTCAATACGCTCTCGGAGCATGGATCGGTCAACCGGGGCATTTGTGAGTCCCGAGACGACCAATTGCTCTCGGTCCGGGAAGTGACCGGAATTGCACGCAAGGAAAACGCTATCATCACTGGCGAGGAGGCCGATGGAAAGCCTGTCGAACTAGATCCAAAGAGCCTCGTCTCCATGAACTTCTGGGGCTTCACCGCCGAAATATTTGATCCCTTGGAAAGTGCCTTCTCGGCATTCCTTGAAACTTATGGTGAAGAGCCCAAATCAGAGTTCTACATCCCGGCCTTCATTGACGAGCTGATCCGTACGGGCAAGACGAGCTGTGATCTTCTGCAAACCTCCGCAAGCTGGTTTGGCGTCACTTATCCCGGTGACAAGCCGATCGTCCAGCAACGCTTGCGCGAATTGATCGCCGACGACGTCTATCCCAGCCCGCTAATGTCCTGA
- a CDS encoding ABC transporter ATP-binding protein, which translates to MPALPETLLEVKDLVTAFDTDAGQVTAVDGVSFTVEKGKTLGIVGESGCGKSVTALSIIRLLPQPMGKILNGQVLLDGRDLTSIEDAEMHKVRGGRIGMIFQEPLTALNPVHRIGKQLSEVFLLHMDISKKEAWDRSIEILQKVGIPSPEVRVTEHPHQLSGGMRQRVVIAMALACKPSLVIADEPTTALDVTIQAQILELMKSLQAEMGMSIIMITHDLGVIAETCDDVVVMYAGRVAEKGTVHDIFERPAHLYTKGLLDSIPRMENTPKTRLQTITGYVPGLMELPVGARFAPRSPHPDAKAYMESEAYQNERPELLEIEPGHWVEDHPVVRVDKLTT; encoded by the coding sequence ATGCCAGCCTTGCCAGAAACGCTCCTTGAAGTTAAAGATCTCGTCACGGCATTCGACACGGATGCAGGACAGGTCACGGCTGTTGACGGCGTAAGCTTCACAGTCGAGAAGGGCAAGACGCTTGGGATTGTCGGCGAGTCCGGCTGTGGAAAGAGCGTGACGGCCTTGTCCATAATCCGGCTCCTTCCTCAGCCAATGGGGAAAATCCTCAACGGGCAGGTCCTGCTCGATGGCCGGGACCTGACGTCCATTGAGGATGCGGAGATGCACAAAGTGCGCGGAGGCAGGATCGGCATGATATTCCAAGAGCCGCTGACCGCCCTCAACCCGGTCCATCGAATCGGTAAACAGCTCAGCGAGGTGTTTCTCCTGCACATGGACATTTCCAAAAAGGAGGCATGGGACCGTTCCATTGAGATTCTCCAGAAGGTGGGAATTCCCTCACCGGAGGTTCGCGTGACGGAACATCCGCACCAGCTTTCCGGAGGCATGCGCCAGCGGGTAGTCATTGCGATGGCCCTCGCCTGCAAGCCCAGCCTGGTGATCGCAGATGAGCCGACAACCGCACTGGATGTGACCATCCAGGCGCAGATCCTTGAGCTGATGAAATCGCTACAAGCGGAAATGGGAATGTCTATCATCATGATCACGCATGATCTCGGGGTCATAGCGGAAACCTGCGATGATGTCGTCGTCATGTACGCTGGACGGGTGGCGGAAAAGGGCACTGTCCATGATATCTTTGAAAGACCCGCTCATCTATACACCAAGGGCTTGCTCGATTCCATTCCACGTATGGAAAACACCCCCAAGACCCGCCTGCAGACCATCACAGGTTACGTTCCGGGCTTAATGGAATTACCGGTAGGGGCACGCTTTGCCCCCCGGTCCCCGCACCCGGATGCCAAGGCCTACATGGAATCTGAGGCCTATCAAAACGAGCGGCCGGAACTTTTGGAAATTGAACCTGGCCACTGGGTGGAAGACCATCCCGTCGTGCGCGTTGATAAACTTACCACCTGA